From a single Candidatus Omnitrophota bacterium genomic region:
- a CDS encoding efflux RND transporter periplasmic adaptor subunit: MIKINRWKLYLGLLLIILAVIFLFAVNKKSSGEVTREVRPVIGSIQTMITSTATVQPENRLEVKPPINGRIDEILVKEGDMVKAGQTLAWMSSTERAALLDAARARGPEEVKYWQEVYKAAPLISPIDGEVIVSTCESGQTITSSDAVIVLSDHLIVQAQVDETDIGGVRVGQKAMISLDAYPKIKVDGKVDHIYYESTTVNNVTIYEVDVMPDSVPQVFRSGMSATVNIVEKTKDDALLVPLEAVKKDKDGAAYVIVSGGPRKEGVERKVELGIADEKNIEIVSGLSEQDTVLIKSQKYDLEANSKIGTNPLMPQRKKSGK; this comes from the coding sequence ATGATCAAAATTAATAGATGGAAATTATACCTTGGCTTATTATTAATCATCCTGGCGGTGATATTTTTATTCGCGGTAAATAAAAAATCTTCAGGTGAAGTCACCAGGGAAGTGAGACCCGTGATCGGCAGTATCCAGACTATGATAACTTCGACAGCGACGGTCCAGCCGGAGAACAGGCTGGAGGTGAAGCCTCCGATAAACGGACGGATAGACGAGATCCTGGTCAAGGAAGGGGATATGGTGAAGGCGGGACAGACGTTGGCGTGGATGAGCTCGACCGAAAGAGCGGCGCTCCTGGACGCCGCTAGAGCCAGAGGGCCTGAAGAGGTCAAATACTGGCAGGAAGTGTATAAAGCGGCCCCCCTGATCTCTCCGATAGACGGCGAGGTCATAGTCAGCACCTGCGAATCGGGCCAGACGATCACCTCGTCGGACGCCGTTATCGTCCTGTCGGACCATCTGATAGTGCAGGCGCAGGTAGACGAAACCGATATAGGCGGGGTGCGCGTGGGGCAAAAAGCTATGATAAGCCTTGACGCGTATCCTAAGATCAAGGTGGACGGGAAGGTAGACCACATATATTATGAGTCCACAACGGTGAATAACGTGACCATTTACGAGGTCGATGTCATGCCTGACAGCGTCCCGCAAGTCTTCCGCTCGGGAATGTCCGCGACCGTCAATATAGTGGAAAAGACGAAAGACGACGCTCTTCTTGTGCCGCTTGAGGCGGTCAAGAAAGATAAGGACGGAGCGGCTTACGTGATTGTATCCGGAGGGCCGCGTAAAGAAGGAGTGGAGCGGAAAGTGGAGCTCGGCATAGCCGATGAAAAAAATATAGAGATCGTTTCCGGTCTTTCGGAGCAGGATACGGTCCTGATAAAGAGCCAGAAATATGATCTTGAAGCTAATTCTAAGATCGGCACCAATCCTCTCATGCCTCAGCGCAAGAAGAGCGGTAAATAA
- a CDS encoding DUF748 domain-containing protein, which produces MNIAKNLVKIFVVSVILIAVTIAFISLYMQLFGKRAIEEAVSNMLGSRIKFTGVALDIKKSMVSFQGFTVMNKMEFEENIFMADKFTVSIDREKFEKERQLVFEEIHIDRGTLTIERNAKGLLNLAAWPVYDPPGQAGVAYAAEAPASGGIYNFAKSIKKITISNSVLRFKDYYISREPFSIYADNFNFEFTPTGISREKIGADCSFKLRIPVLNSVNGSAEFSAGMAIYPERVDMEAALYTNYINMALFLPYFDAYTPFSVKDGVFSSDTRFRMHDNMVDSLTTISFHKLHIKAKPGAENSQFLQTSVNRLTPYLMSRQGNLIFDFVIKGPAEKPEAGLGPRVKYAIGMVALEEFSKAMQQLQNLKQ; this is translated from the coding sequence ATGAACATCGCAAAAAACCTTGTAAAGATCTTCGTCGTCTCAGTGATCCTCATCGCGGTCACCATCGCTTTTATTTCGCTCTACATGCAATTATTCGGCAAGCGCGCTATCGAAGAGGCCGTCAGCAATATGCTGGGCTCCCGGATAAAGTTCACGGGCGTGGCGCTCGACATAAAGAAAAGCATGGTCAGCTTCCAGGGTTTTACGGTAATGAACAAGATGGAGTTCGAAGAGAATATCTTCATGGCCGATAAATTCACAGTATCGATAGACAGGGAAAAGTTCGAGAAAGAGAGGCAGCTCGTTTTTGAGGAGATACATATCGACAGGGGCACGCTGACCATCGAGAGGAACGCTAAAGGGCTGCTCAACCTTGCCGCATGGCCCGTGTATGATCCTCCCGGTCAGGCGGGAGTCGCGTATGCCGCGGAGGCTCCGGCTTCAGGCGGCATCTACAATTTCGCGAAGAGCATAAAAAAGATAACCATATCGAATTCCGTGCTCAGGTTCAAAGACTACTACATATCCCGGGAACCATTCTCGATATACGCCGATAATTTTAATTTCGAATTCACGCCTACCGGGATCTCCCGGGAAAAAATCGGGGCTGACTGCAGTTTCAAACTCAGGATCCCCGTGCTGAATTCTGTAAACGGCAGCGCCGAGTTCAGCGCCGGCATGGCTATCTATCCTGAAAGGGTGGATATGGAAGCGGCTTTATACACCAACTATATAAACATGGCGCTCTTCCTGCCGTATTTCGACGCGTATACGCCGTTCTCCGTAAAAGACGGCGTCTTCAGTTCGGACACCCGGTTCCGTATGCATGATAACATGGTAGATTCGCTCACAACGATATCCTTTCACAAACTGCATATCAAAGCCAAACCCGGCGCTGAAAATTCGCAGTTCCTGCAGACGTCTGTGAACAGGCTTACTCCATATCTCATGTCACGGCAGGGCAACCTGATATTTGATTTTGTGATAAAGGGGCCGGCGGAGAAACCGGAGGCAGGGCTGGGGCCGCGCGTGAAGTACGCAATCGGCATGGTAGCCCTAGAAGAATTCAGCAAGGCCATGCAGCAGCTGCAGAACCTCAAACAATAG
- a CDS encoding response regulator — MADKVKILVVDDGKENVELLVTLLTVFGFEALKAYSGKDAIEIAGKARPAMVLLDIMMPEMDGIQVCGALRKDPGNAQMAIVMVTAKDKDSDIVRALEMGADDYIMKPVSKKDLIVKVDNLLAKAKAGELPSQLYLKDVRSEQKKKDDR; from the coding sequence GTGGCTGATAAGGTCAAGATCTTGGTCGTGGATGACGGCAAGGAAAATGTGGAGCTTTTAGTTACGCTGCTGACGGTATTTGGATTCGAGGCGTTGAAGGCATATAGCGGAAAAGACGCGATAGAGATAGCTGGTAAGGCGCGTCCGGCGATGGTGTTGCTGGATATAATGATGCCGGAGATGGATGGTATCCAGGTATGCGGCGCGTTAAGGAAAGACCCGGGTAATGCTCAAATGGCTATAGTTATGGTGACCGCTAAGGACAAAGACAGCGATATAGTCCGGGCCCTTGAAATGGGCGCGGACGATTATATAATGAAGCCGGTTTCTAAAAAAGACCTCATCGTCAAGGTGGATAACCTTCTGGCAAAAGCGAAGGCAGGGGAACTGCCGAGCCAGCTTTATTTAAAGGACGTTAGATCCGAACAGAAAAAGAAGGACGATAGATAG
- a CDS encoding ABC transporter permease produces the protein MIELKNISKTYRTGKVGVAALQSVSLKVDAGEFLAIMGPSGSGKSTLMHLMGFLDRPDSGKYYLGGKDVTGLNDDQLAVLRNRLMGFIFQQFHLLPRITSLENVELPLIYAGKRHLKERAAEKIKSVGLSHRVSHRPNEMSGGEQQRVAIARSLVNEPLVILADEPTGNLDTKSQNEIIAILEGLNAQGKTIIMVTHEEEVAEHAKRIIKMRDGKIVSDETQKGKGENAHPAPVNIPIDDILSEKNTDLKGAEFVDHFKQAFWSIISHKMRSLLSMLGILIGVAAVIAMLALGQGAKESVSKALASLGSNLLMVRSGSHRTHGVALEAGTVTRFTFQDVDAISKIPSAKRVSPTVSGRAQVVYGNSNWNTQVQGTGVGYAEMRASVPVIGRFFTEDELKARARVALLGATVAKELFGQDNPVGSFIKANKVIFQVIGVLPTKGANMMRDQDDLMVIPVTTAMYRVLGKEYIDSIDVEVSDPLLMDETQDLIKETIIKRHRLNSKDAEDSFEIRNMAEIQETMTKTTQTMTWLLGSIAAISLLVGGIGIMNIMLVSVTERTREIGLRKAIGARDADIMIQFLIEAIVMTFSGGIVGVITGSGIALLLALLAGWAIKVSMFSIVLATTFSVVIGVLFGLWPARQASKLNPIEALRYE, from the coding sequence ATGATAGAACTGAAGAACATATCAAAGACTTACAGGACAGGCAAGGTGGGGGTGGCGGCATTGCAAAGCGTCTCCCTCAAGGTGGATGCCGGCGAATTTTTGGCTATAATGGGCCCCTCCGGATCCGGCAAGTCGACGCTTATGCATCTCATGGGTTTTCTTGACAGGCCGGATTCAGGCAAATATTATTTAGGAGGTAAGGATGTTACCGGCCTTAACGATGACCAGCTTGCCGTTCTAAGGAATCGGTTGATGGGTTTCATATTTCAGCAATTTCATCTCCTACCGCGTATAACATCTCTTGAAAACGTGGAGCTTCCTCTAATATATGCCGGGAAACGCCATTTAAAAGAGAGGGCGGCGGAAAAGATAAAGAGTGTGGGCTTGTCACACAGGGTGTCTCACAGGCCGAATGAAATGTCCGGCGGAGAACAACAGCGCGTGGCCATAGCCCGTTCTCTTGTGAACGAGCCGCTCGTTATCCTGGCCGATGAACCCACGGGTAATCTCGATACGAAGAGCCAGAATGAGATAATAGCTATACTGGAAGGATTGAACGCTCAAGGGAAGACCATTATAATGGTAACGCACGAGGAGGAAGTGGCTGAACATGCCAAGAGGATCATCAAGATGCGGGACGGCAAGATCGTTTCCGATGAAACGCAAAAGGGTAAGGGCGAAAACGCCCATCCGGCCCCGGTTAATATCCCTATAGACGATATATTATCGGAAAAGAACACCGACCTGAAAGGCGCGGAGTTTGTCGATCATTTTAAGCAGGCCTTCTGGTCGATAATTTCTCATAAGATGCGCTCGCTCCTTTCCATGCTGGGAATACTTATAGGAGTGGCGGCTGTAATAGCTATGCTCGCGCTTGGCCAGGGAGCTAAAGAGTCTGTCTCGAAAGCGTTGGCTTCCTTGGGTTCTAATCTTCTTATGGTGAGATCGGGTTCCCACAGGACGCACGGTGTGGCGTTGGAAGCGGGGACGGTGACGCGATTTACTTTTCAGGACGTAGACGCCATATCGAAGATCCCGAGCGCAAAGAGAGTATCTCCCACGGTAAGCGGCAGGGCGCAGGTTGTTTACGGAAATAGCAACTGGAATACGCAGGTGCAGGGCACAGGGGTCGGCTACGCCGAAATGCGCGCTTCTGTTCCGGTCATAGGCAGATTTTTTACGGAGGATGAATTGAAAGCGCGGGCGCGGGTGGCCCTGTTAGGCGCGACTGTGGCAAAAGAGCTGTTTGGGCAGGATAATCCGGTAGGTTCCTTTATTAAGGCGAATAAGGTGATATTCCAGGTAATAGGGGTTTTGCCGACCAAGGGGGCAAATATGATGCGCGATCAGGACGATCTGATGGTGATACCCGTAACGACCGCTATGTACCGTGTCCTGGGCAAAGAATATATCGATTCGATAGACGTTGAAGTAAGCGACCCGTTATTGATGGACGAGACGCAGGACCTTATAAAAGAGACTATAATAAAACGCCATCGTTTAAACAGTAAAGACGCCGAGGACTCTTTCGAGATACGAAATATGGCTGAGATACAGGAGACTATGACAAAGACTACACAGACTATGACATGGCTTTTGGGATCCATAGCCGCGATATCGCTTCTGGTGGGCGGTATAGGCATCATGAATATAATGCTGGTATCCGTCACTGAGAGGACAAGGGAGATAGGCCTCAGAAAAGCGATAGGCGCCCGCGATGCGGATATAATGATTCAATTTTTGATAGAGGCGATAGTTATGACGTTTAGCGGCGGTATAGTGGGTGTGATAACCGGCTCAGGCATCGCTCTTCTTTTGGCTCTCTTGGCGGGATGGGCAATAAAGGTTTCCATGTTTTCGATAGTGCTAGCTACGACATTTTCCGTTGTAATCGGTGTGCTCTTCGGCCTTTGGCCCGCAAGGCAGGCTTCCAAGCTCAACCCGATCGAAGCCCTTCGATACGAATAG
- a CDS encoding type IV pilus twitching motility protein PilT, which produces MAINIDILLRTLVIKKSSDLHFQAGSPPIFRVNGELSFSDLGILASKDIEKYMYSIMTEGQRKIFEESHRFDFSYSVPGIARFRVNVYRQRGCVGAVMRCIPFEVPTIEDLGLPSIVKELAAKPNGMVLITGPTGSGKSTTLAAIIGYINASFKRHVITIEDPIEFVHQNKLCEINQREVGIDTESFASALRDALREDPNVILVGEMRDLETISNAITAAETGHLVFATLHTNDAAQTVDRIVDVFPPHQQPQVRMQLSTCLRAVIAQTLLRRKDGAGRIAAFEIMLANPAVKNLIKEGKTSQLYSTIQTARQEGMQLLDQSLENLCKNGLVTVEEASTKVNDHKAFERAINS; this is translated from the coding sequence ATGGCGATCAATATCGATATCCTTTTACGCACTCTGGTTATTAAAAAATCCTCCGATCTGCATTTTCAGGCGGGAAGTCCGCCGATATTCCGCGTTAACGGCGAACTATCATTCTCCGATCTCGGCATACTGGCTTCAAAGGATATAGAGAAGTATATGTATTCCATCATGACGGAAGGCCAGAGAAAGATATTTGAAGAGAGCCACCGGTTCGACTTTTCATATTCGGTGCCCGGCATAGCCCGTTTCAGGGTCAATGTATACAGGCAGCGCGGATGCGTTGGGGCGGTGATGAGATGCATCCCTTTCGAAGTGCCTACTATAGAAGACTTAGGCCTGCCGTCCATCGTAAAGGAACTGGCGGCAAAACCTAACGGGATGGTATTGATAACCGGGCCGACCGGAAGCGGCAAATCGACTACCCTGGCCGCTATAATAGGATATATCAACGCGAGTTTTAAGCGCCACGTCATAACAATAGAGGACCCTATCGAATTTGTCCACCAGAACAAGCTTTGCGAAATAAACCAAAGGGAGGTCGGGATAGACACGGAATCGTTCGCGTCCGCTCTCAGGGACGCTCTCAGGGAAGACCCCAACGTCATCCTCGTGGGAGAGATGAGAGACCTGGAGACTATATCCAACGCCATAACCGCGGCCGAGACAGGCCATCTGGTATTTGCCACCCTGCATACGAACGACGCCGCCCAGACGGTAGACAGGATAGTGGACGTCTTTCCGCCCCACCAGCAGCCGCAGGTGCGCATGCAGTTATCCACATGTTTGAGGGCGGTAATTGCCCAGACATTGCTGCGCCGGAAGGACGGGGCCGGCAGGATAGCTGCTTTTGAAATAATGCTGGCCAACCCCGCCGTAAAGAACCTTATTAAGGAAGGAAAGACCTCCCAACTGTATTCAACCATCCAGACAGCGCGCCAGGAGGGCATGCAGCTTCTCGACCAGTCGCTCGAAAACCTGTGCAAGAACGGATTGGTGACCGTCGAAGAGGCGAGTACCAAGGTTAACGACCATAAGGCGTTTGAGCGGGCGATTAATTCCTAA
- a CDS encoding TolC family protein gives MLLRTLLISFFIIHFSAAFGIAQPEETMEWYDCVIEAKNQHPNLMSAMEQVNQSKASKEVTRSVIMPQIAGSAARTTSQSASGGGTGTSMVSHSSTGAKPKTSYKYGITGEQLLFDGFKTSFDLSAAERNILSSRYNYDVTSSNIRLSLRAAFANLLKAQELVKVTKEIAARRKQNLRLVELRYEGGREHRGSLMTAEADVAQATYDVDQAGRSVYYSQRQLTKEMGRSTFIPMSANGSLEVQDKVELRPDFEELARTTPLLQQLIEKRESAKFGLKSTYADFAPKVYLSGGLDNTNTQWPPDKNEWTVGGSISLPLFDGGNRVAAVSKAKAVLGQALDDERSGRDGVILTLANTWTNLQNAIENVWVRKKYLDATEERAKIARAEYSIGLMSFDNWIIIEDNLVSAKKSYVESEAASLIAEANWIQAKGGTLDYDQN, from the coding sequence ATGCTATTGAGGACACTCTTAATATCATTTTTTATTATTCATTTTTCCGCCGCATTCGGTATCGCGCAGCCCGAAGAGACGATGGAATGGTATGATTGCGTAATAGAAGCGAAGAACCAGCACCCCAACCTCATGTCGGCCATGGAGCAGGTGAACCAGTCCAAGGCGTCGAAAGAGGTGACCAGGAGTGTTATAATGCCGCAAATAGCGGGCTCGGCTGCCAGGACGACCTCACAGTCGGCGAGCGGCGGCGGCACAGGTACATCGATGGTCAGCCATTCATCCACAGGCGCTAAACCCAAGACAAGCTACAAATACGGCATTACAGGAGAGCAACTGTTATTCGACGGGTTCAAGACCTCTTTTGATCTTTCCGCCGCGGAGAGGAATATATTATCCTCCAGGTATAATTATGACGTTACATCCTCTAATATAAGGCTAAGCCTGAGGGCCGCTTTCGCAAACCTCCTCAAGGCCCAGGAACTCGTTAAGGTAACGAAAGAAATAGCCGCCCGGCGCAAGCAGAACCTCCGTCTTGTCGAGCTGCGGTATGAAGGCGGCCGTGAGCATCGCGGGTCGCTGATGACCGCAGAGGCCGATGTCGCCCAGGCTACTTACGATGTCGACCAGGCCGGGAGAAGCGTCTATTATTCGCAAAGACAGCTTACGAAAGAGATGGGCCGCTCGACATTCATTCCAATGTCGGCGAACGGAAGCCTTGAGGTCCAGGATAAGGTTGAGTTGAGGCCCGACTTCGAGGAATTAGCCCGGACGACCCCGCTCCTGCAGCAGCTCATCGAGAAGAGAGAGTCCGCCAAATTTGGATTGAAATCGACTTACGCCGACTTCGCTCCAAAGGTTTATTTAAGCGGAGGATTGGATAATACTAATACGCAATGGCCGCCCGATAAGAACGAATGGACTGTAGGCGGTAGCATATCGCTGCCGCTTTTTGACGGCGGAAACAGGGTTGCCGCAGTTTCGAAGGCGAAGGCCGTATTAGGCCAGGCCCTCGACGATGAGAGATCGGGACGCGACGGCGTGATCCTGACGCTCGCGAATACCTGGACGAACCTGCAGAACGCGATCGAAAACGTGTGGGTGCGGAAGAAATATCTGGATGCGACTGAAGAACGGGCAAAGATAGCCAGGGCCGAATACTCAATCGGCTTGATGTCGTTCGATAACTGGATAATCATAGAGGACAACCTTGTCTCGGCAAAAAAGAGTTACGTAGAGTCGGAAGCGGCTTCTTTAATAGCCGAAGCCAATTGGATCCAGGCAAAGGGAGGAACGTTGGATTATGATCAAAATTAA